In candidate division WOR-3 bacterium, one DNA window encodes the following:
- a CDS encoding site-2 protease family protein: protein MEEKLLKELERFFLIETWDENEISGKILEPKEESIRSLKEILQRAGYFPFFRKEGEKEVIRLVSGFVPKEEKTEYLLPLILLLLTIFSTILIGSLNRGGNPFASPKDLILGLPFSFSLLTILGGHELGHYLTARRHGVSATLPHFLPVPHPLIGTMGAFIRIKSVIPSRKALIQVGLAGPLTGFLIAIPITIIGLKYSKIVSSEELKGGIGLGSSLIFTLLSKIFFPQIPPKTDILLHPMAFAGWLGFFVTAMNLLPLGQLDGGHIAYAVFYKKMKIVMLIIIGLMALLGIRWPGWYFWIFLVFVLGLRHPPVQDEITGLERREKIFALIALLILILTFTPFPFSSLP from the coding sequence ATGGAAGAGAAACTTCTTAAAGAACTGGAAAGATTTTTCTTAATTGAAACCTGGGATGAGAATGAAATCTCGGGCAAGATCTTAGAACCAAAAGAAGAGAGTATCCGTTCCTTAAAAGAGATTTTGCAAAGAGCAGGCTATTTCCCTTTCTTCCGGAAGGAAGGAGAGAAGGAAGTAATTAGATTGGTCTCCGGTTTTGTCCCCAAGGAAGAGAAGACCGAATACCTCTTACCGCTCATCCTCCTCCTTTTAACAATTTTTTCTACCATTCTTATCGGCTCCCTCAATCGGGGTGGCAATCCATTCGCCTCGCCAAAAGATTTAATTTTGGGCTTACCCTTCTCCTTCTCCCTTTTAACCATCCTCGGTGGTCACGAATTGGGACATTATTTAACTGCCCGCCGGCACGGGGTTTCGGCTACCTTACCCCATTTCCTTCCTGTCCCCCATCCCCTAATTGGTACGATGGGTGCCTTCATCCGGATAAAATCGGTAATCCCTTCCCGCAAGGCTTTAATCCAAGTTGGGCTCGCTGGTCCTTTGACTGGTTTCTTAATTGCCATCCCCATCACCATCATCGGACTTAAATATTCAAAAATTGTCTCCTCTGAAGAATTAAAAGGAGGAATCGGACTCGGTTCTTCCCTGATCTTCACCCTCCTTTCTAAGATCTTCTTCCCCCAGATCCCACCAAAAACCGATATCCTTCTCCATCCCATGGCATTTGCCGGTTGGCTCGGATTTTTCGTTACCGCAATGAACCTTTTGCCCTTAGGGCAGTTGGATGGTGGTCATATCGCCTACGCCGTATTTTATAAGAAGATGAAAATCGTGATGCTTATTATCATTGGTCTTATGGCGCTTTTGGGTATCCGCTGGCCCGGATGGTATTTCTGGATCTTCTTAGTCTTTGTCTTAGGTCTCCGTCACCCACCAGTCCAAGACGAGATAACCGGCTTAGAGAGAAGAGAAAAGATCTTTGCCCTGATCGCCCTCCTCATCTTAATTTTAACCTTCACCCCATTTCCCTTCTCCTCCCTCCCTTAA
- the lipB gene encoding lipoyl(octanoyl) transferase LipB: MKIIDLGVCEYKLAEDFQKEIHQQRVRDEIPDTLIFVIHPPVITLGKNGKMENLLVSVEKLQAMGISFYRTERGGDITYHGFGQLLIYPIFFLKEGMAGIRRFINYWEGVIIQTLKIFGIAATADERNIGIYVQGKKIASFGFALKDKVTYHGIALNVLNDLKPFSFIHPCGKKNLPMTAMENILGKRVEMNEVKEVITRVVLSRRENGRETS, translated from the coding sequence AGTTTGTGAATATAAACTGGCAGAAGATTTCCAAAAGGAGATTCATCAGCAAAGGGTAAGGGACGAGATTCCCGATACCTTAATTTTTGTCATCCATCCTCCGGTAATTACCTTAGGAAAGAATGGGAAGATGGAAAATCTTTTGGTCTCAGTAGAAAAGTTGCAGGCGATGGGAATCTCTTTCTACCGCACCGAAAGGGGTGGTGATATCACCTACCACGGGTTCGGTCAACTCTTAATCTATCCCATCTTCTTCTTAAAGGAAGGGATGGCTGGGATTAGAAGATTTATTAACTATTGGGAAGGGGTGATAATCCAAACCTTAAAAATCTTTGGCATTGCTGCGACCGCGGACGAAAGGAATATCGGAATTTATGTCCAAGGGAAAAAGATTGCCTCCTTCGGCTTTGCCCTCAAAGATAAGGTCACCTATCACGGGATTGCCCTCAATGTCTTAAATGACTTAAAACCCTTCTCCTTCATTCATCCTTGCGGCAAAAAGAATTTGCCAATGACCGCAATGGAAAATATCTTAGGGAAAAGAGTGGAGATGAATGAAGTGAAAGAAGTAATCACCAGGGTGGTATTGAGCCGGAGGGAAAATGGAAGAGAAACTTCTTAA